A region of Streptomyces sp. NBC_00654 DNA encodes the following proteins:
- a CDS encoding transcriptional regulator has translation MAARPLVARQPNERLQTLIQEAACSNAGLARRVNMVGAERGLDLRYDKTSVARWLRGQQPRGRAPGIIAEALGRKLGRTVTIDEIGMANGKNLASGVGLQFAPTVLGAIEQVCELWRSDVGRRDLLTGSAVAASALVEPSRDWLITGADPQVARTAGARVGMADVEAVRAMTAALVDLDHRFGSGHVRPVLVHYLNSVVSGLLSGAYRETVGRELFGAVARLTELGGYMAVDTGQPGLAQRYYIQALRLAQAAGDRAYGGYVLAASMSHLAAQLGNPREIAQLARAAQEGARGRVTPRAEAMFHAAEARGHALLGDARTCQVVAGRALAALEHADPDTGDDPDWIAHFDAGYLADELAHCHRDLGQAEAAARRAKEALAALPESRARRRGIGLVLLATAQVQQRDVERACHTGMRAMELLGTVRSSRGAEYLDDLQQRLMPYGDEAAVREFGARLELQAA, from the coding sequence ATGGCAGCCAGGCCACTCGTAGCCCGTCAGCCGAACGAACGCCTTCAGACACTCATCCAGGAGGCCGCGTGTTCCAACGCGGGCCTCGCGCGCCGCGTCAACATGGTCGGCGCCGAACGCGGACTCGATCTCCGCTACGACAAGACATCCGTGGCCCGGTGGCTGCGCGGCCAGCAACCACGCGGCAGGGCCCCGGGAATCATCGCCGAGGCGCTCGGCCGCAAGCTCGGCCGTACGGTCACGATCGACGAGATCGGCATGGCCAACGGCAAGAACCTCGCCTCCGGCGTCGGCCTGCAGTTCGCGCCGACCGTCCTCGGCGCCATCGAGCAGGTGTGTGAGCTGTGGCGCAGCGACGTGGGCCGCCGCGATCTGCTGACCGGCTCGGCGGTGGCCGCCTCCGCGCTGGTCGAACCCAGCCGGGACTGGCTGATCACGGGCGCCGACCCACAGGTCGCCCGGACCGCCGGGGCCCGCGTCGGCATGGCGGACGTGGAGGCGGTGCGGGCGATGACGGCCGCGCTCGTCGACCTCGACCACCGCTTCGGCAGCGGGCACGTACGGCCGGTGCTGGTCCACTACCTCAACAGCGTGGTCTCCGGGCTGCTTTCGGGGGCCTACCGCGAGACCGTCGGCCGGGAGCTGTTCGGCGCGGTGGCGCGACTCACCGAGCTCGGCGGGTACATGGCGGTCGACACCGGCCAGCCGGGGCTCGCCCAGCGGTACTACATCCAGGCGCTCCGCCTGGCCCAGGCCGCGGGGGACCGGGCGTACGGCGGCTATGTGCTGGCCGCGTCGATGAGCCATCTCGCCGCACAGCTCGGCAACCCCCGGGAGATCGCCCAGCTGGCACGGGCGGCGCAGGAGGGGGCGCGGGGGCGGGTGACGCCGAGGGCGGAGGCGATGTTCCACGCGGCGGAGGCCCGGGGGCACGCGCTGCTGGGTGACGCCCGCACCTGCCAGGTGGTGGCGGGCCGGGCGCTGGCCGCCCTGGAGCACGCCGATCCGGACACCGGTGACGACCCGGACTGGATCGCCCACTTCGACGCCGGGTATCTCGCGGACGAACTGGCGCACTGTCACCGCGACCTGGGGCAGGCGGAGGCCGCCGCGCGCCGGGCGAAGGAGGCGCTGGCGGCCCTGCCGGAGTCGCGGGCCCGGCGTCGCGGCATCGGCCTGGTGCTGCTGGCCACGGCCCAGGTGCAGCAGCGCGACGTGGAGCGGGCCTGCCACACGGGGATGCGCGCGATGGAGCTGCTGGGGACGGTGCGCTCCAGCCGGGGCGCGGAGTATCTCGATGACCTCCAGCAGCGGCTGATGCCGTACGGGGACGAGGCCGCGGTACGGGAATTCGGCGCGCGGCTGGAGCTCCAGGCGGCCTGA